One Capsicum annuum cultivar UCD-10X-F1 chromosome 2, UCD10Xv1.1, whole genome shotgun sequence genomic window carries:
- the LOC107859804 gene encoding protein trichome birefringence-like 34 isoform X2 — protein MEDQYCSALILKTRGITGAPKLVEKKLPKSSLSGCDFYSGKWVFDNQSCPLYNGTNCSFMDDGMACQKYGRKNLDYLSWKWRPNDCDLPRFNATAMLEKLRNKRVVYVGDSLNRNQWVSIVCILESEIPKHLKFVHYNGSLVTFKAIEYNATIDFYWAPLLVESNCDDPSYHRVVERIVRVNSIEKHARIWKDADVLVFNSYLWWRLNLKVLWGSFESANAKYEYLGMLRTYELGLQTWADWLDTHVNRTKTRVFFVSLSPTHNRAEDWGKANGQNCYNETAPISNVKYWGSESDREMMKLVEVAIQKLNERSGFKVELLNITQLSEYRKEGHSSIYRKHWDPLTKEQLANPTSYADCIHWCLPGVPDIWNSFLYAYLLYL, from the exons ATGGAAGATCAGTACTGTTCTGCATTAATTTTAAAAACAAG AGGAATAACTGGAGCTCCAAAGTTAGTAGAGAAGAAGCTCCCGAAAAGCTCTTTATCTGGCTGCGATTTCTATTCTGGCAAATGGGTATTTGATAACCAATCTTGCCCTTTGTATAACGGGACAAATTGTTCGTTCATGGATGATGGAATGGCTTGTCAAAAGTATGGGAGAAAGAATCTTGATTATCTTTCCTGGAAATGGCGACCCAATGATTGTGACCTTCCAAG atttaatGCGACGGCGATGTTGGAGAAATTGAGGAACAAAAGGGTTGTTTATGTTGGAGATTCACTCAATAGGAATCAATGGGTTTCAATTGTGTGCATATTAGAGTCTGAAATCCCTAAGCATCTCAAATTTGTTCACTATAATGGCTCTTTGGTCACCTTTAAAGCTATT GAGTACAATGCGACTATTGATTTCTACTGGGCACCATTGTTAGTTGAATCAAATTGTGACGATCCTTCATATCATCGTGTGGTGGAGCGGATTGTGAGAGTTAATTCTATAGAGAAGCATGCCAGAATTTGGAAAGATGCTGATGTGCTTGTCTTTAATTCCTATCTATGGTGGAGATTGAACTTGAAGGTTCT GTGGGGATCTTTTGAAAGCGCAAATGCAAAGTATGAATATTTGGGGATGTTGCGTACGTACGAGTTGGGGCTACAGACATGGGCTGATTGGTTGGATACTCATGTTAACCGTACCAAGACCCGAGTTTTCTTTGTTAGTTTGTCACCTACTCACAACAG GGCAGAAGATTGGGGGAAGGCAAATGGTCAGAATTGCTACAATGAAACAGCGCCAATTTCCAATGTGAAGTATTGGGGATCAGAATCAGATCGAGAGATGATGAAATTGGTGGAAGTGGCCATCCAGAAATTGAATGAGAGGAGCGGTTTCAAAGTTGAGTTGCTGAATATTACTCAACTCTCTGAATATAGAAAGGAAGGTCATTCATCCATCTACAGAAAGCATTGGGATCCTCTGACTAAAGAACAATTGGCGAATCCAACTAGTTATGCagattgtatacattggtgcctCCCTGGAGTTCCTGATATTTGGAATAGTTTTTTATATGCATACCTTCTTTACTTGTGA
- the LOC107859804 gene encoding protein trichome birefringence-like 34 isoform X1 has product MNGRSVLFCINFKNKVMGIQLRFQLLVAVITLVVVIITTLSMSRGITGAPKLVEKKLPKSSLSGCDFYSGKWVFDNQSCPLYNGTNCSFMDDGMACQKYGRKNLDYLSWKWRPNDCDLPRFNATAMLEKLRNKRVVYVGDSLNRNQWVSIVCILESEIPKHLKFVHYNGSLVTFKAIEYNATIDFYWAPLLVESNCDDPSYHRVVERIVRVNSIEKHARIWKDADVLVFNSYLWWRLNLKVLWGSFESANAKYEYLGMLRTYELGLQTWADWLDTHVNRTKTRVFFVSLSPTHNRAEDWGKANGQNCYNETAPISNVKYWGSESDREMMKLVEVAIQKLNERSGFKVELLNITQLSEYRKEGHSSIYRKHWDPLTKEQLANPTSYADCIHWCLPGVPDIWNSFLYAYLLYL; this is encoded by the exons ATGAATGGAAGATCAGTACTGTTCTGCATTAATTTTAAAAACAAGGTAATGGGTATTCAACTACGTTTTCAGTTACTGGTTGCAGTTATCACTTTGGTTGTAGTGATTATTACGACTTTGTCCATGTCCAGAGGAATAACTGGAGCTCCAAAGTTAGTAGAGAAGAAGCTCCCGAAAAGCTCTTTATCTGGCTGCGATTTCTATTCTGGCAAATGGGTATTTGATAACCAATCTTGCCCTTTGTATAACGGGACAAATTGTTCGTTCATGGATGATGGAATGGCTTGTCAAAAGTATGGGAGAAAGAATCTTGATTATCTTTCCTGGAAATGGCGACCCAATGATTGTGACCTTCCAAG atttaatGCGACGGCGATGTTGGAGAAATTGAGGAACAAAAGGGTTGTTTATGTTGGAGATTCACTCAATAGGAATCAATGGGTTTCAATTGTGTGCATATTAGAGTCTGAAATCCCTAAGCATCTCAAATTTGTTCACTATAATGGCTCTTTGGTCACCTTTAAAGCTATT GAGTACAATGCGACTATTGATTTCTACTGGGCACCATTGTTAGTTGAATCAAATTGTGACGATCCTTCATATCATCGTGTGGTGGAGCGGATTGTGAGAGTTAATTCTATAGAGAAGCATGCCAGAATTTGGAAAGATGCTGATGTGCTTGTCTTTAATTCCTATCTATGGTGGAGATTGAACTTGAAGGTTCT GTGGGGATCTTTTGAAAGCGCAAATGCAAAGTATGAATATTTGGGGATGTTGCGTACGTACGAGTTGGGGCTACAGACATGGGCTGATTGGTTGGATACTCATGTTAACCGTACCAAGACCCGAGTTTTCTTTGTTAGTTTGTCACCTACTCACAACAG GGCAGAAGATTGGGGGAAGGCAAATGGTCAGAATTGCTACAATGAAACAGCGCCAATTTCCAATGTGAAGTATTGGGGATCAGAATCAGATCGAGAGATGATGAAATTGGTGGAAGTGGCCATCCAGAAATTGAATGAGAGGAGCGGTTTCAAAGTTGAGTTGCTGAATATTACTCAACTCTCTGAATATAGAAAGGAAGGTCATTCATCCATCTACAGAAAGCATTGGGATCCTCTGACTAAAGAACAATTGGCGAATCCAACTAGTTATGCagattgtatacattggtgcctCCCTGGAGTTCCTGATATTTGGAATAGTTTTTTATATGCATACCTTCTTTACTTGTGA